Proteins co-encoded in one Desulfitobacterium hafniense DCB-2 genomic window:
- the der gene encoding ribosome biogenesis GTPase Der, producing MSKPVVAIVGRPNVGKSTLFNRLAGGLVAIVENRPGVTRDRLYRDSEWLGRKFTIIDTGGIEFVNENTSISAQMRRQAEIAIEEADVIVFVIDAQISPTPDDDMIAQTLRRSGKPVILAANKVENFAKTELYEFYNLGLGEPVPISAVHGMNIGDLLDEVVSHFPEDIEEEVDPDTIRIAVVGRPNVGKSSLVNTLLGEERVIVSNIPGTTRDAIDSAFEHEGKHYIIIDTAGMRRKGRIEELTEQYSVSRSLRAVDRSDVILMLLDAGEGVTEQDKKIAGYAHEAGKGIVLVVNKWDLIEKDDKTMNRFEKDIREELGFMQYAPTLFISAKTGQRVTKLLDLVDFVAEQNSTRVATATLNTLVREWVHLNPPPTDKGRRLKVLYATQVGVKPPTFVFFVNDHELMHFSYRRYLENQLRSSFGFEGSPIRMIVRQKDEERE from the coding sequence GTGAGTAAACCAGTTGTAGCTATCGTGGGAAGGCCTAATGTAGGAAAGTCAACCCTGTTCAACCGCTTGGCAGGGGGGCTTGTGGCTATCGTGGAGAACCGGCCCGGTGTGACACGGGACCGGCTCTATCGGGATTCTGAGTGGTTGGGGCGTAAATTTACAATTATTGATACGGGGGGTATCGAATTTGTCAACGAAAACACCTCCATAAGCGCACAAATGCGCCGTCAGGCGGAGATTGCTATCGAAGAGGCAGATGTGATCGTCTTTGTGATCGATGCCCAAATTTCGCCGACTCCTGATGATGATATGATTGCTCAGACCTTAAGGCGATCAGGAAAGCCGGTGATTTTAGCCGCTAACAAAGTGGAGAATTTCGCTAAAACGGAGCTCTATGAGTTTTATAATCTGGGTTTAGGGGAACCTGTCCCGATCTCGGCAGTTCATGGTATGAATATCGGCGATTTGCTGGATGAGGTGGTTTCCCATTTTCCCGAGGACATTGAGGAAGAGGTGGACCCGGATACCATCCGGATCGCTGTGGTCGGCCGTCCCAATGTGGGGAAATCTTCTTTGGTGAACACCCTGCTGGGAGAAGAGCGGGTGATTGTCAGCAACATTCCCGGCACCACCCGGGATGCCATCGATTCTGCCTTTGAGCATGAGGGCAAGCATTATATCATTATCGATACGGCCGGGATGAGAAGAAAGGGCCGCATCGAGGAATTGACCGAACAATACAGCGTCTCCCGTTCTTTGCGTGCCGTGGATCGTTCCGATGTGATTCTGATGCTGCTCGATGCCGGTGAAGGGGTTACGGAACAGGATAAGAAGATTGCCGGATATGCCCATGAGGCGGGCAAAGGGATCGTCTTAGTGGTCAATAAATGGGATCTGATTGAAAAAGATGATAAGACCATGAACCGCTTTGAAAAGGATATCCGGGAGGAATTGGGCTTTATGCAATATGCCCCGACTCTCTTTATCTCAGCCAAAACCGGGCAGCGGGTCACTAAGCTTTTGGATTTAGTAGACTTTGTGGCCGAGCAGAATTCGACCCGTGTAGCCACAGCTACCCTGAATACCTTAGTGAGAGAGTGGGTCCATCTCAATCCCCCTCCCACGGATAAGGGACGGCGGTTAAAGGTTCTTTATGCCACCCAGGTGGGAGTAAAACCACCGACCTTTGTCTTCTTTGTCAATGATCATGAGTTAATGCATTTTTCTTATCGCAGATATTTGGAAAATCAGCTGCGCAGCAGCTTTGGGTTTGAGGGTTCACCGATTCGGATGATTGTGAGACAAAAGGATGAAGAGAGGGAATAA
- a CDS encoding radical SAM protein: protein MTNLAQGLVVAAVHAGSIAEEMEIECGDQILAIDGQEIGDIIDFQYLTAEDEFTLLLEKAGGELWELEIERSYGEELGMEVQAVSSHGLKLCRNNCIFCFVAQMPQGMRASLYDKDDDYRLSLTQGSFITLSNLDEDEFERILKFHLSPLYVSVHAWDAEARVRLMKNPRAGDLSSQLKRLAEAGIQIHSQIVLVPGYNDGEVLEQTVGELGNLHPSVQSIAVVPVGLTKHRANLPDLRPFTPEEAWSILAKGEMWQKEYRRKTGRSLVYFSDEFYASAGRDYPSIEIYDDFAQLENGVGMASKFRQEFDHARQSLPPAIPQRKVHLITGVSAAPFFEDLLKKLTPIEGLTVQRHTIINSFFGPTVTVAGLLTAQDIAGQIGNIKGEIFLIPRVMLKADEEVFLDDRSVEWLAEELQGIPLVVENQGRAFLEAVTGLDLEGEDCE from the coding sequence ATGACTAACTTGGCACAAGGTTTAGTCGTTGCGGCTGTCCATGCAGGCAGTATCGCCGAAGAGATGGAGATAGAATGTGGTGATCAGATCCTTGCCATTGATGGACAGGAGATTGGGGATATTATTGACTTTCAGTATTTAACCGCGGAAGATGAGTTTACCTTGCTGCTGGAAAAGGCCGGTGGAGAGCTTTGGGAACTGGAGATTGAACGTTCCTACGGCGAGGAATTGGGCATGGAGGTTCAGGCTGTCAGTTCCCACGGTCTAAAGTTATGCCGGAACAATTGTATCTTCTGTTTTGTAGCCCAGATGCCCCAAGGAATGAGAGCCAGCCTCTATGATAAAGATGATGATTACCGCCTTTCCCTGACCCAGGGGAGCTTTATCACCCTTTCCAACTTAGATGAGGATGAGTTTGAGAGGATCCTTAAGTTCCATCTTAGTCCCTTATACGTTTCGGTTCACGCCTGGGATGCCGAAGCCCGGGTCCGCCTGATGAAGAATCCCAGGGCAGGTGATTTATCCTCGCAATTAAAGCGGCTTGCCGAAGCGGGGATCCAAATTCATTCCCAAATCGTTTTGGTACCAGGTTATAATGATGGAGAGGTGCTTGAGCAGACCGTAGGTGAGCTGGGAAACCTTCACCCCTCGGTGCAATCCATCGCGGTGGTGCCTGTAGGTTTAACAAAGCATCGGGCAAATCTCCCGGATTTACGCCCTTTTACTCCTGAGGAAGCCTGGAGTATTTTAGCTAAGGGTGAAATGTGGCAAAAGGAGTACCGCCGGAAAACAGGTCGCAGTCTGGTGTATTTTTCCGACGAATTCTATGCTTCGGCAGGACGGGACTACCCATCTATAGAGATCTATGATGATTTCGCCCAGTTGGAAAACGGTGTGGGCATGGCCAGCAAATTCCGCCAGGAATTCGATCATGCTCGGCAAAGTCTTCCTCCTGCCATCCCGCAACGGAAGGTGCACTTGATTACCGGGGTGTCGGCGGCTCCCTTTTTCGAGGATTTGCTAAAAAAGTTAACGCCTATTGAAGGTTTGACTGTCCAACGTCATACTATTATTAATAGTTTCTTTGGCCCCACGGTGACCGTGGCAGGCTTGTTGACCGCTCAGGATATTGCCGGGCAGATAGGTAATATTAAAGGAGAGATTTTTTTAATTCCACGGGTGATGCTTAAAGCAGATGAAGAGGTATTTCTGGATGATCGAAGCGTGGAATGGCTGGCTGAAGAGCTGCAGGGGATACCTTTGGTGGTTGAGAACCAGGGGAGGGCTTTCCTGGAAGCAGTGACCGGATTGGATTTGGAGGGTGAAGATTGTGAGTAA
- the ftsW gene encoding putative lipid II flippase FtsW: MPKKRKRSLLGKMPKPLHEVDFYLSIAVLAILAFGMVMVLTAGSVRGYNENDNTFFYVLRQGRWALLGGFAALIMTRIPYPLLKKFAGIGMGVTLILLALVLGSDSGVEAGGASRWLQIGPVQIQPSEIAKIAMILFLVNYIDRYPLKSLRDLAWPSLILIPLFALVYKQPDLGTTMVLVFTAAALIWQTELSALWFILAVPCLGGPLLYLIYNTSYQWKRIVVWLDPWKYAMNAGYQITNAQIAFGSGGIFGVGLGRSMQKFGYLPETYTDMIFALIGEELGLMGALLLISLFILCYGRGFYIARQCPDRFGRLLAFGITFSLAVQTGINLGVVTGVLPVTGITLPLVSYGGSSLVITLVEIGILLNISRYSKISRPHGRSSAMTPVEGRALRE; the protein is encoded by the coding sequence GTGCCGAAAAAACGCAAACGCTCTCTGCTTGGAAAAATGCCCAAACCCTTGCATGAGGTGGATTTTTACTTATCAATAGCGGTTCTTGCCATCCTCGCTTTTGGGATGGTCATGGTGCTTACGGCCGGTTCGGTGCGAGGCTACAACGAGAATGATAATACCTTCTTCTATGTGCTGAGGCAGGGAAGGTGGGCTTTACTGGGGGGCTTTGCGGCACTGATCATGACCAGAATCCCTTATCCTTTGCTCAAGAAATTCGCCGGTATCGGGATGGGTGTTACGTTGATTCTTCTGGCCCTGGTCCTTGGCTCGGATAGTGGTGTTGAAGCGGGTGGAGCTTCCCGCTGGCTGCAAATCGGCCCTGTGCAGATCCAGCCTTCGGAAATTGCCAAAATCGCCATGATCCTTTTTCTGGTCAACTATATTGATCGTTATCCCCTGAAAAGCTTGAGGGATTTGGCCTGGCCGTCCCTCATCCTGATTCCTCTTTTTGCTTTGGTCTACAAACAGCCTGATTTAGGAACGACCATGGTTCTGGTGTTTACGGCCGCCGCCCTTATCTGGCAGACAGAGCTGTCGGCGCTGTGGTTTATCCTGGCGGTTCCTTGTTTGGGCGGTCCTCTTCTCTACCTGATTTATAACACTTCCTACCAGTGGAAGCGCATTGTCGTTTGGCTGGATCCCTGGAAATATGCCATGAACGCGGGGTATCAGATTACCAATGCGCAAATTGCCTTCGGGTCGGGGGGGATTTTCGGTGTGGGCTTAGGACGAAGTATGCAAAAATTCGGCTACCTGCCGGAGACCTATACGGATATGATCTTTGCTTTAATTGGCGAAGAGCTGGGATTGATGGGTGCCTTATTATTGATCAGCTTGTTTATCCTCTGCTATGGAAGAGGATTCTATATCGCCAGACAATGCCCGGACCGCTTCGGACGCTTGCTGGCTTTTGGGATTACCTTTTCCCTGGCTGTTCAAACCGGGATCAATCTTGGTGTCGTCACAGGAGTATTGCCTGTCACCGGAATTACCCTGCCCTTAGTCTCTTACGGAGGGAGCTCCTTGGTGATTACTTTGGTGGAGATTGGCATCCTGCTGAATATTTCCCGATACAGCAAGATATCCAGGCCTCATGGGCGCTCTTCAGCTATGACCCCGGTTGAAGGACGGGCTTTGCGGGAATAA